Proteins co-encoded in one Quercus robur chromosome 8, dhQueRobu3.1, whole genome shotgun sequence genomic window:
- the LOC126697072 gene encoding 2-methylene-furan-3-one reductase-like isoform X1 — MQKAWLYEENGPKEVLKLGDFPIPTPLHNQLLVQVRAAALNPIDSKRRQRPILSSDFPVVPGCDMAGVVLEIGSSVTKFAIGDEIYGNIQDFNAEENLKQLGTLAELIVVEESLIARKPKNLSFEEAASLPLAVQTAIEGFKTAGFKERQSIFVVGGAGGVGTLVVQLAKHLYGASYVVATTSTPKVEFVKKLGADKVVDYTKTRYEDINEKYDFVYDTIGDSKNSSLVAKDDAPIVDITWPLTNPRAVYSSLTVSGENLEKLRPYLEGGKLKAVIDPTGPYNFGDVIEAFRYLETGRARGKVVISPFPSQHLPSSIPSESKNNVTSEMDLKKIYVS; from the exons ATGCAGAAAGCTTGGCTTTACGAGGAGAATGGTCCCAAGGAAGTCCTCAAACTGGGAGACTTCCCTATTCCAACTCCCCTGCATAACCAACTTCTTGTCCAAGTTCGAGCTGCTGCTTTGAATCCCATCGATTCCAAGAGGCGGCAGAGACCAATCCTTTCTTCTGACTTTCCT GTGGTCCCTGGCTGTGACATGGCTGGTGTAGTGCTAGAAATAGGCAGCAGTGTTACGAAATTTGCTATAGGTGATGAGATTTATGGGAACATCCAAGATTTTAATGCAGAAGAAAATTTAAAGCAGCTTGGAACTCTGGCAGAGTTAATAGTTGTGGAAGAGAGTTTGATTGCAAGAAAACCGAAAAACCTTTCATTTGAGGAAGCTGCCAGCTTGCCTTTAGCAGTTCAGACTGCAATAGAAGGTTTCAAAACTGCAGGTTTTAAAGAGAGGCAATCGATTTTTGTAGTAGGTGGAGCAGGTGGTGTTGGAACTTTGGTTGTTCAACTAGCCAAGCACTTGTATGGAGCTTCTTATGTTGTGGCTACAACTAGTACCCCAAAGGTGGAATTTGTTAAAAAGTTGGGTGCTGATAAAGTTGTAGACTACACAAAGACTAGATATGAAGACATCAACGAGAAATATGATTTCGTCTATGATACAATTG gtgacagcaagaATTCTTCTTTAGTAGCTAAGGATGACGCGCCAATTGTTGACATAACATGGCCTTTGACTAACCCAAGAGCTGTTTATTCGAGCTTGACAGTTTCTGGTGAAAACTTAGAGAAGCTTAGGCCATATTTGGAGGGTGGAAAGCTTAAGGCTGTGATTGATCCAACTGGCCCTTATAATTTTGGAGATGTAATTGAAGCTTTTCGGTATTTGGAAACTGGAAGAGCAAGAGGAAAAGTTGTCATCTCTCCCTTCCCTTCACAGCATCTTCCCTCCTCTATTCCATCAGAGAGCAAGAACAATGTAACATCTGAAATGGATCTTAAGAAAATTTATGTTTCCTGA
- the LOC126697072 gene encoding 2-methylene-furan-3-one reductase-like isoform X3 produces the protein MAGVVLEIGSSVTKFAIGDEIYGNIQDFNAEENLKQLGTLAELIVVEESLIARKPKNLSFEEAASLPLAVQTAIEGFKTAGFKERQSIFVVGGAGGVGTLVVQLAKHLYGASYVVATTSTPKVEFVKKLGADKVVDYTKTRYEDINEKYDFVYDTIGDSKNSSLVAKDDAPIVDITWPLTNPRAVYSSLTVSGENLEKLRPYLEGGKLKAVIDPTGPYNFGDVIEAFRYLETGRARGKVVISPFPSQHLPSSIPSESKNNVTSEMDLKKIYVS, from the exons ATGGCTGGTGTAGTGCTAGAAATAGGCAGCAGTGTTACGAAATTTGCTATAGGTGATGAGATTTATGGGAACATCCAAGATTTTAATGCAGAAGAAAATTTAAAGCAGCTTGGAACTCTGGCAGAGTTAATAGTTGTGGAAGAGAGTTTGATTGCAAGAAAACCGAAAAACCTTTCATTTGAGGAAGCTGCCAGCTTGCCTTTAGCAGTTCAGACTGCAATAGAAGGTTTCAAAACTGCAGGTTTTAAAGAGAGGCAATCGATTTTTGTAGTAGGTGGAGCAGGTGGTGTTGGAACTTTGGTTGTTCAACTAGCCAAGCACTTGTATGGAGCTTCTTATGTTGTGGCTACAACTAGTACCCCAAAGGTGGAATTTGTTAAAAAGTTGGGTGCTGATAAAGTTGTAGACTACACAAAGACTAGATATGAAGACATCAACGAGAAATATGATTTCGTCTATGATACAATTG gtgacagcaagaATTCTTCTTTAGTAGCTAAGGATGACGCGCCAATTGTTGACATAACATGGCCTTTGACTAACCCAAGAGCTGTTTATTCGAGCTTGACAGTTTCTGGTGAAAACTTAGAGAAGCTTAGGCCATATTTGGAGGGTGGAAAGCTTAAGGCTGTGATTGATCCAACTGGCCCTTATAATTTTGGAGATGTAATTGAAGCTTTTCGGTATTTGGAAACTGGAAGAGCAAGAGGAAAAGTTGTCATCTCTCCCTTCCCTTCACAGCATCTTCCCTCCTCTATTCCATCAGAGAGCAAGAACAATGTAACATCTGAAATGGATCTTAAGAAAATTTATGTTTCCTGA
- the LOC126697072 gene encoding 2-methylene-furan-3-one reductase-like isoform X2, with protein sequence MVQKVVTTFTLVVPGCDMAGVVLEIGSSVTKFAIGDEIYGNIQDFNAEENLKQLGTLAELIVVEESLIARKPKNLSFEEAASLPLAVQTAIEGFKTAGFKERQSIFVVGGAGGVGTLVVQLAKHLYGASYVVATTSTPKVEFVKKLGADKVVDYTKTRYEDINEKYDFVYDTIGDSKNSSLVAKDDAPIVDITWPLTNPRAVYSSLTVSGENLEKLRPYLEGGKLKAVIDPTGPYNFGDVIEAFRYLETGRARGKVVISPFPSQHLPSSIPSESKNNVTSEMDLKKIYVS encoded by the exons ATGGTACAGAAAGTGGTCACAACCTTCACATTG GTGGTCCCTGGCTGTGACATGGCTGGTGTAGTGCTAGAAATAGGCAGCAGTGTTACGAAATTTGCTATAGGTGATGAGATTTATGGGAACATCCAAGATTTTAATGCAGAAGAAAATTTAAAGCAGCTTGGAACTCTGGCAGAGTTAATAGTTGTGGAAGAGAGTTTGATTGCAAGAAAACCGAAAAACCTTTCATTTGAGGAAGCTGCCAGCTTGCCTTTAGCAGTTCAGACTGCAATAGAAGGTTTCAAAACTGCAGGTTTTAAAGAGAGGCAATCGATTTTTGTAGTAGGTGGAGCAGGTGGTGTTGGAACTTTGGTTGTTCAACTAGCCAAGCACTTGTATGGAGCTTCTTATGTTGTGGCTACAACTAGTACCCCAAAGGTGGAATTTGTTAAAAAGTTGGGTGCTGATAAAGTTGTAGACTACACAAAGACTAGATATGAAGACATCAACGAGAAATATGATTTCGTCTATGATACAATTG gtgacagcaagaATTCTTCTTTAGTAGCTAAGGATGACGCGCCAATTGTTGACATAACATGGCCTTTGACTAACCCAAGAGCTGTTTATTCGAGCTTGACAGTTTCTGGTGAAAACTTAGAGAAGCTTAGGCCATATTTGGAGGGTGGAAAGCTTAAGGCTGTGATTGATCCAACTGGCCCTTATAATTTTGGAGATGTAATTGAAGCTTTTCGGTATTTGGAAACTGGAAGAGCAAGAGGAAAAGTTGTCATCTCTCCCTTCCCTTCACAGCATCTTCCCTCCTCTATTCCATCAGAGAGCAAGAACAATGTAACATCTGAAATGGATCTTAAGAAAATTTATGTTTCCTGA
- the LOC126697073 gene encoding uncharacterized protein LOC126697073, with amino-acid sequence MSFLKELIDSFGSIFSSPAYDSNPNPNPNPIHPNSSSSSSSSTMEGVSNERVAHKLKGYHDLATEEIAKAVRAEEWGLVDDAILHYKNAQRILLEASSTPAPSYITSSEQEKVKSYRQKISKWQGHVSERLQALSRRAGGTSTSKSPALYPRKDVLKKSSSFSTNSPSMRNQTDKVVSSKPTKEANSGYEDKLVEMINSTIVDRSPSVKWEDVAGLEKAKQALMEMVILPTKRRDLFTGLRRPARGLLLFGPPGNGKTMLAKAVASESEATFFNVSASSLTSKWVGEAEKLVRALFMVAKSRQPSVIFMDEIDSVMSTRLANENDASRRLKSEFLIQFDGVASNSNDVIIVIGATNKPQELDDAVLRRLVKRIYIPLPDENVRRLLLKNKLKGQAFSLPSGDIERLARVTEGYSGSDLQALCEEAAMMPIRELGANILTVKANQVRPLRYEDFHKAMTVIRPSLNKSKWEELEQWNEEYGSN; translated from the exons ATGAGCTTCCTGAAGGAACTCATCGACTCTTTTGGCTCAATCTTTAGCTCCCCAGCCTACGATtccaacccaaacccaaacccaaaccctatCCATcccaattcttcttcttcttcttcatcatcaaccATGGAAGGCGTGTCGAACGAGCGCGTCGCACACAAGCTCAAGGGTTACCACGACTTGGCAACGGAAGAGATCGCCAAGGCCGTTAGAGCCGAAGAGTGGGGCTTAGTCGACGATGCTATTCTTCACTACAAAAACGCCCAGAGAATACTCCTCGAAGCTAGTTCCACTCCTGCTCCTTCATATATTACCTCCAG TGAACAAGAGAAGGTGAAATCTTATCgtcaaaaaatatcaaaatggcAGGGTCATGTGTCAGAAAGATTACAAGCTTTAAGTAGGCGTGCAG GTGGCACATCGACAAGCAAG aGCCCTGCACTGTATCCTAGAAAGGATGTTTTGaaaaaatcttcttcttttagtACAAACAGCCCAAGTATGAGGAATCAGACAGATAAAGTTGTAAGCTCTAAACCTACAAAAGAAGCTAACTCTGGTTATGAAGACAAATTGGTTGAAATGATAAATAGTACAATAGTGGATAGAAGTCCGTCCGTTAAATGGGAAGATGTTG CTGGTCTTGAGAAGGCAAAGCAAGCTTTAATGGAGATGGTAATCTTGCCAACTAAAAGAAGGGACTTATTTACTGGTCTTCGGAGGCCAGCTAGAG GTTTGCTTCTCTTTGGTCCACCCGGTAATGGGAAGACCATGCTTGCCAAAGCAGTTGCTTCAGAGTCTGAGGCAACATTTTTTAACGTCTCTGCATCTTCCTTGACATCAAAATGG GTGGGGGAGGCTGAAAAGCTTGTACGGGCTCTGTTCATGGTTGCTAAATCCAGACAGCCATCTGTAATTTTCATGGATGAA ATTGATAGTGTCATGTCAACAAGATTGGCTAATGAAAATGATGCGAGTCGAAGGTTAAAGTCAGAGTTTCTTATACAATTTGATGGGGTGGCCTCTAATAGTAATGATGTAATAATTGTCATTG GTGCTACTAATAAGCCACAAGAACTGGATGACGCAGTTCTTAGGAGATTG GTGAAGCGAATATACATACCTTTACCAGATGAAAATGTTAGAAGACTACTTCTTAAGAACAAACTCAAGGGCCAGGCCTTTTCCTTACCCA GTGGAGATATAGAGAGACTTGCCAGAGTGACAGAGG GATATTCTGGAAGTGATCTACAAGCATTATGCGAAGAGGCTGCAATGATGCCAATCAGAGAGCTAGGTGCTAACATTCTTACTGTCAAAGCAAATCAG GTGAGGCCACTAAGATATGAAGATTTCCATAAGGCAATGACGGTCATCAGACCCAGCTTAAACAAAAGCAAGTGGGAAGAGCTTGAGCAATGGAATGAAGAGTATGGCTCTAACTGA